In Chryseobacterium turcicum, a single window of DNA contains:
- a CDS encoding helix-turn-helix domain-containing protein codes for MQHIGKNIKKIREEKGLTQQAIADLIAMHRSNYSRVETDDRDLSIEAVGKIARFFNMTIDDLVNFEGEIPNEVTFDDKNTIEQMQLIQQLDEEDKTTVFKIVETMLTKKKFKDFFNKNVAAL; via the coding sequence ATGCAACACATCGGCAAAAACATAAAAAAAATACGTGAGGAAAAGGGTTTAACTCAACAAGCGATTGCGGATTTAATTGCAATGCATCGTTCTAATTACTCCAGAGTAGAGACAGATGACAGAGATTTATCTATTGAAGCTGTGGGAAAAATTGCAAGATTTTTTAATATGACTATCGACGATCTAGTAAACTTTGAGGGAGAGATTCCTAATGAAGTAACTTTTGATGATAAAAATACCATTGAACAAATGCAACTTATTCAGCAATTAGACGAAGAAGATAAAACAACCGTCTTTAAGATTGTAGAAACAATGCTTACAAAGAAAAAATTTAAAGACTTCTTTAATAAAAATGTAGCTGCACTATAA
- a CDS encoding IS5 family transposase, with protein sequence MYFQVMKIEKSPSFADTICDLRVRKIKSVFFTQIDVLIDWGLISNIINKYYAKGNNVVGNPSYDGLLLFKMSLLQMWYGLSDYEVEERINDSISFSKFCGLTLEQTSPDHSTLSRFRSRMTEKKGCEKLLKEFNRQLEKHQIIVKTGAIVDASVIDTPLKPKGKSSYEAAEDRKEDERSEGNLEKEKAEKISLKILKPSVDTDASWIKKAGKLRYGYKKHHVTDENGLVLGILTTSANVNEISNLEEVLATADLPKGTIIYGDKGYQSSKNEELLKKKNLKNRILKKQKRTNH encoded by the coding sequence ATGTATTTTCAGGTTATGAAAATAGAGAAGTCTCCAAGTTTTGCAGATACCATTTGCGATTTACGAGTTCGGAAAATAAAAAGTGTTTTTTTCACTCAGATTGATGTTTTAATCGATTGGGGATTGATTAGCAACATCATCAATAAATATTATGCTAAGGGTAATAATGTGGTTGGAAATCCAAGCTACGATGGACTTTTGCTTTTCAAAATGAGTCTATTACAGATGTGGTATGGTTTGAGTGATTATGAAGTTGAAGAACGTATTAATGATTCGATATCTTTCAGTAAATTTTGTGGTTTAACATTGGAACAAACATCTCCTGATCATAGTACTTTGAGTAGGTTTAGAAGCAGAATGACTGAGAAAAAAGGCTGCGAAAAATTATTAAAAGAGTTTAATCGACAACTGGAAAAACATCAAATCATTGTTAAAACAGGAGCTATTGTGGACGCTTCTGTGATTGATACCCCATTGAAACCGAAAGGAAAATCGAGTTATGAAGCTGCGGAAGACCGAAAAGAAGATGAGAGATCGGAGGGGAATTTGGAGAAAGAAAAGGCAGAAAAAATATCATTAAAAATCTTAAAACCCAGTGTAGATACCGATGCAAGTTGGATTAAGAAAGCTGGAAAACTTCGCTATGGTTACAAAAAGCATCACGTTACCGATGAAAATGGGTTAGTTTTAGGAATTTTAACAACATCAGCAAATGTGAATGAGATTTCGAATTTAGAAGAAGTTTTGGCGACAGCGGATTTACCAAAAGGGACTATAATTTATGGTGACAAAGGCTATCAATCCTCAAAAAATGAAGAATTATTAAAAAAGAAAAATCTCAAGAACAGAATTCTAAAAAAGCAAAAAAGAACAAACCATTGA
- a CDS encoding T9SS type A sorting domain-containing protein: protein MKKLYMSAFLICTTAVLYAQDVIWQKDIKSSTQDFLSQVTTTIDQQYLITGSSIQSKKITSDNKQNNGYDFHLVKLNQQGEEVWEKYFSGQNHDFLSATVATQEGGFLLAGTSFSGKGLDKKESSKGGSDIWLIRINEFGDELWQKTLGTSQDEEARSVIQTADFGFMVAGNVQNSTNGFGSKDVTVTRLDKNGKVISEIILGGRALDEVEKMIPTPDGGALLGVYSRSNSTTGNKTVKSDDKENPVMTQFTAKTTENFGEGDYWVIKLSKDNKIEWEKNFGGKGDDHLRTMVFTSSGYIIGGESRSEKSGNKTVGIEEGTDVWLISLNTKGDEQWQKSYNFKNRDILMSMNVISTGNGRNTKGVLLGGYTQAEGRIEADDETFWMLYIDNDGNEQWRKHVKGESRKKEERLSDLKMNKDGSIVLAGTSAEELGKENWKIVKLGDQQIDQLIEKQNIKIYPNPVSDYAYVEIGFDSSTSSEQGFKEADITLYDMGGRQLQSLKTKNKVTKINTQNLIQGAYLIVVKTDTEKTANAKIIKK, encoded by the coding sequence ATGAAAAAACTCTACATGAGCGCATTTCTTATATGCACAACTGCTGTACTGTATGCTCAGGATGTGATATGGCAGAAAGATATTAAATCCTCTACTCAGGATTTCCTTTCACAAGTCACCACAACCATAGACCAACAATATCTTATAACAGGAAGCTCTATTCAATCTAAAAAAATAACTTCGGATAATAAGCAGAACAACGGCTACGATTTTCATTTAGTTAAATTGAATCAGCAAGGGGAAGAAGTCTGGGAAAAATATTTTTCAGGACAGAATCATGACTTTTTATCGGCAACCGTTGCTACACAGGAAGGAGGATTTCTTTTAGCAGGAACTTCTTTTTCAGGAAAAGGTCTTGATAAAAAAGAGAGTTCAAAAGGAGGATCTGATATATGGCTGATCAGAATCAATGAATTTGGAGATGAACTGTGGCAAAAAACCTTAGGAACCTCTCAGGATGAAGAAGCGAGATCTGTCATTCAGACTGCTGATTTTGGTTTTATGGTCGCTGGAAATGTTCAGAATTCAACTAATGGTTTCGGTTCTAAAGATGTGACCGTAACCAGGCTTGATAAAAATGGAAAAGTAATTTCAGAAATAATCTTAGGCGGAAGAGCCCTCGATGAAGTGGAAAAAATGATTCCTACACCTGATGGAGGTGCTTTGCTAGGTGTTTATTCAAGAAGTAATTCAACAACAGGAAACAAAACAGTAAAAAGTGATGATAAAGAAAATCCTGTTATGACTCAATTTACTGCAAAAACGACAGAAAACTTCGGGGAAGGCGATTACTGGGTCATCAAACTAAGCAAAGACAATAAAATAGAATGGGAAAAGAATTTTGGAGGTAAAGGTGATGACCATTTAAGAACCATGGTTTTTACTTCATCCGGATATATTATTGGTGGAGAATCGAGATCTGAAAAGTCAGGGAACAAAACCGTTGGCATTGAAGAAGGAACCGACGTTTGGTTGATTTCTTTAAACACAAAAGGTGACGAACAGTGGCAAAAATCCTACAATTTTAAAAATCGTGATATTCTGATGAGTATGAATGTCATCAGTACCGGAAATGGCAGAAACACGAAAGGAGTTTTACTCGGAGGTTACACTCAGGCAGAAGGAAGAATAGAAGCCGATGATGAAACATTCTGGATGCTGTACATCGACAATGACGGAAATGAACAGTGGCGAAAACATGTAAAAGGTGAATCTAGAAAGAAAGAAGAAAGACTTTCTGATTTGAAAATGAATAAAGACGGTTCTATTGTTTTAGCAGGAACAAGTGCCGAAGAACTAGGAAAAGAGAACTGGAAAATTGTGAAATTGGGAGATCAGCAAATTGACCAGTTGATAGAAAAACAGAATATTAAGATCTATCCTAATCCGGTATCAGACTACGCTTATGTAGAAATAGGATTTGACTCTTCGACAAGCTCAGAGCAAGGTTTTAAGGAAGCAGACATCACCCTTTATGATATGGGTGGAAGACAACTTCAAAGTTTAAAGACCAAGAATAAAGTAACCAAGATTAATACGCAGAATTTGATTCAAGGAGCGTATTTAATCGTTGTGAAAACAGATACTGAGAAAACGGCGAATGCGAAAATTATAAAAAAATAA
- a CDS encoding transposase, translating to MSEIERKFNKLCGKVRYKVERTFGSIRRWFNGGTARYKGIKKMHAQNLLEGLAYNLYRSPAIIMPNALKNEK from the coding sequence TTGAGCGAAATCGAAAGGAAATTTAATAAATTATGTGGCAAAGTTCGTTACAAAGTAGAACGTACTTTTGGTAGTATTCGGCGTTGGTTTAATGGTGGTACAGCACGATACAAAGGAATTAAAAAGATGCATGCGCAGAATTTATTAGAAGGTTTAGCCTATAATTTATATCGAAGTCCAGCCATAATTATGCCTAATGCTCTAAAAAACGAGAAATAG
- a CDS encoding T9SS type A sorting domain-containing protein: MMYIDNDGKEQWRKHVKGESRKKEERLSDLKMNKDGSIVLAGTSAEELGKENWKIVKLGDQQIDQLIEKQNIKIYPNPVSDYAYVEIGFDSSTSSEQGFKEADITLYDMGGRQLQSLKTKNKITKINTQSLIQGAYLIVIKTDTEKTANAKLIKK, encoded by the coding sequence ATGATGTACATTGATAATGACGGGAAAGAGCAATGGCGAAAACATGTAAAAGGAGAATCTAGAAAGAAAGAAGAACGGCTTTCTGACCTGAAAATGAATAAGGATGGTTCTATTGTTTTAGCAGGAACTAGTGCTGAAGAATTAGGTAAAGAGAACTGGAAGATTGTGAAATTGGGCGATCAACAAATTGATCAGTTGATAGAAAAACAGAATATTAAGATTTATCCTAATCCGGTATCAGACTACGCTTATGTTGAAATAGGATTTGACTCTTCGACAAGCTCAGAGCAAGGTTTTAAGGAAGCAGACATCACCCTTTATGATATGGGTGGTAGACAGCTTCAGAGCTTGAAAACAAAGAATAAGATAACCAAAATAAATACGCAGAGTTTGATTCAGGGAGCGTATCTGATTGTGATAAAAACAGATACTGAGAAAACTGCGAATGCTAAATTGATAAAGAAATAA